GGGCGTGCACCACCACGCCGCCGTCCAGGTCGAGGTACGTCCCCATGTGAAAGCCGCAGTCCTGCCGGGACATGACGGCGATCGCGCCGTCGATCGGCCGCGCGATCGGGAACCAGCGGTGCCGCTCCTCATGCATCGCGATCGCCGAGGCAATGGCGATCCGGCCGGCCTCGCGCGGCATGGTGAAGGCCGGCATGTCGCGGTCGAAGAAGGTGCGTTGCAGAAGCCTTGTAAGGCCGTAGCAGTCGAACGCCTCCGGGCCGTTGGCACCGGACTTGTAGGGTCGGCCGAGGAGCCGATTGATGAACGCCGCCCTATCCAGCATCGACGTCGCCTCCGAACAGCGCGGCGAAGTCCTCGCGGCTGAACTTCCGTCCCGGGAAGCCGCGGCTGAGTAGATCGAGGAAGCGGGCGCTCATCGTTGTGGTGGTGCCGGTGAAGTCAACGTCGCGGACCGTCAACTCGCCGATCAGTTCGCCCGGCGGTCCCGGCGCCGCATACGCGCCGGTCTCCAGATCCCGCACCGCGGTCCAAGTGCGGATGATCAGCCGGGCGGTGGCACGCACAGTCACGGCCGCATCGAACATCGGCGCGTACTTCCGCGGCACGTTGTCGAAGGCCAGGCGCACCTGGCCGAGCGTGTCGGCCGCCTGCTCCGGCCGGTCGAGGCGCATCGCCACGGGACTGAAGGTGACGACCTCGCCGCCGTGCAGCGGCGCCGCGTCCTCCAGCTCCAGCTCCCACGCCCGCTCGTCGAGCACGCCGCGGACCGACCCGGGAAAACCCTCCTCGTCCAGAAACGCCGGGTGGATGAGCTCGATGGTCTCGAGCTCGAGGGTGTCGGCCGGCGCCGACGCGCGCGCTTCCTCGATCGCCGCGGTCCACAGGTCGCTCACGGATCGTCCTCCTCCTCGGGAGGAGGCACGACGTAGTCGTCGAGCACGTCGAGGGTGAGCGACACGGTGGTATGGCGATCGCGGCCGCGGGCCGTCCGGTACTGCTCGGTCATCGCCACTGTGCGCGTTTCATAGCCGCCGCCGGCGACGAGCAGGGACATGGTGAAGGGCAACGTGCCGTCGACCAGGTCGTCGCGCTCGAACAGCATGAAGGTGCGCAGCTCGTCGTCGGCCAGCGAAAGGTCGAAGGTGATGGTGGCGATGTTCTTGGTAGAGGATCGGCGGCCGCGCTTCGGCCCGTCCTCCATTTCGGTCCGCCAGGGCGCGCGCGACGGCGCGACCAGGCGCAGGCTGCCGCGCACGATGTTGTAGGTGACGCCGGCCGGCCACGCGATCGTCATCGGGTCTGCCGCCGCATGCCGAAGGTGCCCGCGAGCGTCTTCGAAAGAGGCCCGTCATTCTGCACGTCGTCGATGACCGCGCCTACGATCAGCCGCTGCACGTCCACGCCGCCTTCGTTGCGCGTTCCGCCGTCGCGCGCCGCCACCGGAGCGCCGCCCTCGGTCACCAGCTCCAGCCGCACGCGCACCGTCCCGCCGGCGCCGCCACTCCCGTCGCCGGCGCCGACGTACCCGCCGGCGGCGTAGCCGCGGATCGGGCGGTTGTCGTTGATTGCCTCGAGCAACGGGCGATGGCGCGCGGTCGCGGCGGCGTTGACCATAAACTCGCCGTTCGACGCGGCGATGAGAACGGAGTCGGACGTGCCGGTACCGGGGCCGAAGATCGCGCCACCGCCGCGCATGCGGCCGATACCGCCCTGGCCGAGCGGCGTTCCACCTGCGAGAGGCACCGCCGCGCCGATCCCGAATGCGCCGGTGATCGCGCTGTAGAGGGCGTTTACGCCCTGGTTGACCGCGAGGTCCCAGAGCTTGTCCTTTAGCCGCCCCAGCGCGTTGCCGAGGGCGTCGATGTCCGTCACGCCGTTCTTCAGGTCGTTGCGGAAGCCGCTGGCGAAGTCGAAGAGCAGATCGTGACCGAGCTTGAGCTGCTCGTTGACGCGGATCATCCCGGCTTCGGTCGAATTGAAGTCGATCGCCAGTCCGGCGCCGCGGAGCGTGGTCGCGATCGTCTGGTCGATATCGGAACGGCCGAGCTGAGCGCGATCGAAGCCGAGATTGTCGCGCAGAGTCGCCGATGCGAGCGTGGTGGCGAGCTCGCCGGCCGCGGCCGACTTCTGCTTGATGATCTCCAGCTCGGCGCGGTCCACGGCGATGCCGTTCTTCGCCGCCTCCTCGCGGAGCTGCCCGGTGAGCTGGTACTCCATCCGCAGGCGCGCGGTCTCGCCGGCCGTCCTCCCGATCAGGTCGATATCGAGCTGGGCGCCCTTCAGCGTCGCATCGTACGACCGGAGCCGATCGCGCTGCGCTTCGGCGAGCCCGTGCTCAGCCTCGGCGAGCGCCATGGCAGCCGCCTGGTCAATGCGCATCTGTCGCGCGAGAGGCATCTCGTCGTCGTTGTAGGTGGCCGCTGCGGTGGCACGCGCCGCGCTGGCCTTTTCACTCGGCGAGCGCGCGTTGATGCCCTGCAGGTCTGCGGCATTCTGTTGACGTTGCCGCGCCATCGCCGCGTCCTGGGAAATGACGTAGCTGGCGTAGCTGTCCATGTCGTTTGCCGCGAGCGGGCTCCAGGGCGCCAGGCGCCCGGCGGCGTCCAGATTGCTGCGGAACGCGGCCACTGCACGCTGGGCCTTGTTCGCAGCCTCATCAAACTTCAGGATGTTGGCGATCAGATCCTTCAGATATGCGGGGACCGCATCGGATTGCGCCAATGACGCGATGGCCGTGTCGAACTTGACGAGATCTGGAACGCCGTCCTTCAACTCCTTGCGCAGCGTCTCAATCGGCCCGGTCAGCCCCTGATACCGGAAGTCCAGTTGAAATTGACCGCGCTGATTGAGATTTCCGAGCGTGCTGACGAGGCCCTTCACTCCGGCGTCGAGCTGCTTGCGGAGATCGTCAATCTGGCGAGCCGCGAGCACCGAGACGACCGTCTGCGATTCGCGGGCATACGCCTGCGCGGCGGTGCCCGCCTGGCCGTAGGCCTCCTTGATCCGCGCGATGAGAGCTTCGTGACGCTCCAGCGACGTGTCGGCACCGCCCGAATTTGTGATGGCGCGCCACAACAGAGCGGCGCCGCCCGCGGCCGCCGCGAATCCGAGCACGGCCAGGTTCAGCGGATTGGTCACGAAGGAGACGATCGCTCCGCCGACTTCCGCCAACGCGGCGCCGAG
The sequence above is drawn from the Bauldia sp. genome and encodes:
- a CDS encoding peptidoglycan endopeptidase, with the protein product MLDRAAFINRLLGRPYKSGANGPEAFDCYGLTRLLQRTFFDRDMPAFTMPREAGRIAIASAIAMHEERHRWFPIARPIDGAIAVMSRQDCGFHMGTYLDLDGGVVVHALDVPGVCADAPFQLTTPAGGRWHVAWNGFAPDLAAAMRSAA
- a CDS encoding phage tail length tape measure family protein → MTMRLSLLIGGDASEAVRAADNTRRAVAGVAQAASTSAQAAEAGARRTTAAIVGMAAAVNQFANIRDFGTAQRAADIAAYGQELDRVRGKFNPLFAAGQEYKARLLEISEAAKVGAISERERAAAIERTKAAFANQVVMLNASAKAQGLNTFQMQNMAFQMNDMATMLASGQSPFVMLMQQGMQISQIFKPGTGLGAALAEVGGAIVSFVTNPLNLAVLGFAAAAGGAALLWRAITNSGGADTSLERHEALIARIKEAYGQAGTAAQAYARESQTVVSVLAARQIDDLRKQLDAGVKGLVSTLGNLNQRGQFQLDFRYQGLTGPIETLRKELKDGVPDLVKFDTAIASLAQSDAVPAYLKDLIANILKFDEAANKAQRAVAAFRSNLDAAGRLAPWSPLAANDMDSYASYVISQDAAMARQRQQNAADLQGINARSPSEKASAARATAAATYNDDEMPLARQMRIDQAAAMALAEAEHGLAEAQRDRLRSYDATLKGAQLDIDLIGRTAGETARLRMEYQLTGQLREEAAKNGIAVDRAELEIIKQKSAAAGELATTLASATLRDNLGFDRAQLGRSDIDQTIATTLRGAGLAIDFNSTEAGMIRVNEQLKLGHDLLFDFASGFRNDLKNGVTDIDALGNALGRLKDKLWDLAVNQGVNALYSAITGAFGIGAAVPLAGGTPLGQGGIGRMRGGGAIFGPGTGTSDSVLIAASNGEFMVNAAATARHRPLLEAINDNRPIRGYAAGGYVGAGDGSGGAGGTVRVRLELVTEGGAPVAARDGGTRNEGGVDVQRLIVGAVIDDVQNDGPLSKTLAGTFGMRRQTR
- a CDS encoding DUF1833 family protein, whose protein sequence is MSDLWTAAIEEARASAPADTLELETIELIHPAFLDEEGFPGSVRGVLDERAWELELEDAAPLHGGEVVTFSPVAMRLDRPEQAADTLGQVRLAFDNVPRKYAPMFDAAVTVRATARLIIRTWTAVRDLETGAYAAPGPPGELIGELTVRDVDFTGTTTTMSARFLDLLSRGFPGRKFSREDFAALFGGDVDAG